The genomic region CCGGCCACAGATGCCCCGGCCACAGATGCCCCGGCCATCGCCCGGGGCGTTTCGACGGTCGCCTTCCCGGCGGCGGTGTCGGCCGACCGGCGGCCGGCTCCGGCGTGGAACGGGCAGCTGTCGGCGACCGAGGCGTCGTCGCGCAGGTAGTACTGCTTCCATTCCCGGTTGGCCGGGTCGCCGTAGGAGCCGAGCAGCGGCGTCGAATCCACCTCGTCCGTCCGGGCGAGGCGTTCGCGAATGACTTTCCGTGCGGCCGCGCCCCGCGGGCTGGTCGGTTCCAGCCCGGTGAAGACCCAGCGCGGCTGGAACGTGATGGTGAAGACCGGACCGCTGCGGCTGCGCAGCCGCCGGTGCGCCGGCGTGTTGCAGACGACGAAGATGGGGGTGCCGCGGAAGCTGAACTCCCAGCCGGGATCGTCGGTGTCGGTCGGGATGTCCGACGGCCAGGGCTCGCCGTCACGGTCGTGCAGGTAGCTCAGGATCGACCAGAACCGCTGCTCGTAGGACAGGACGTCGTCGTTGTCCTGCCCCGCCGCCCCCTCGCCGGATCCGAAGAACACGACCAGCGAGGTGTCCCGCGATATCGACTGGTAGACCGACAGGTAGGTGGCCAGGATGTCCGGCAGGACGGACCAGGTCCGCTCGTCGCGCAGATCCTCGACGAAACCGAACCGCAGCCCGCCCCTGTGGGCCGCGGCCACCGCGAAGACGCAGGGAAAGGGCTCGCTGTCGGACTTCAGCGTCGCCATGATGTCCCGCGCGCATCCGGTGCCCCAGCCCGGCATCGGGCCGATGGCCAGATCCAGGATCTCCTCGCGCAACGCGTCGGTCGCGCCCGTCTGGCCGGTCTGGCCGGTCGCGCCGGCCGTGCTGCGCCCGCTGGCTTTCGGCGTGTCTCGCACTGTTTGTTCTCTCTTTGCTCAGCCGCGGGCCGATCCCGACCCGCGGTCGTGGGGTGCACTCAGTTCGAGCCGGCCGACGCGACTGCCGGTGAGGGAGGTGGTGCGGCTTCGTGTGGCCGTCCCTGGGAGGCGGGCACGGCCACGGGATGGCGGCGCGCGGCGCGGTTGCGCAGACCGGTGCAGACCCGGGCAAAACCGCTCAGATCCGCGCAGGCCTGCGCGGATCTGTCCAGGTCCGCGTCCGCGGCGGCGCCGGGCGGCGCTAGCCGAGACGGCGGCGCAGCTCCCGTTTGTCGATCTTTCCGACGGGGGTGAGCGGTAGCGTGTCGACGACCGTGAGCAGGTCGGGAAGCATGAACCGGGCCAGCCCGCGCCCGCGCAGGTACGCCTTGATCACCTTGAGGGTCAGCCCCGCCCCGGGTGTCAGGACGACGACCGCCCGGACGCTCTCGCCGACCTGCTCGTCCGCCGCCGCGACGACGGCCGCCTGGGCGATCGCGGGGTGGGCGAGCAGGTGCTCCTCGAGTTCGGTGGCGGAGACGTTCTCCCCGCCGCGGTTGATCACATCCTTGATCCGCCCCTCGACGACCAGGTTGCCGCTCGCGGTGAGCCGGACCAGGTCGCCGGTGCGGTAGAAGCCGTCGGGGCTGAACGCGGTCGCGTTGTGCTCGGCGGCCCGGTAGTAGCCGCGGACGGTGTAGGGTCCGCGGGTCCACAGCTCGCCGATCTCGCCGGGAGCGACGTCGGCACCGTCGCGGTCGACGATCCGGATCTCGTCGGCCGGCGCGAGCGGCCGGCCCTGGGTGGTGAAGGAGAGCTCGGCGTCCTCGTCCTGGCGGGTGTAGTTGAGCAGCCCCTCCGCCATGCCGAAGACCTGCTGGACGCGCGGGCCGAGGACCGCCGGGATGCGCCGGGCCAGCTCGGCGTCCAGCCGGGCTCCCCCGACCTGGAGCAGTCGCAGGCTGGAGGTGTCCGGTTTCTCCCACTCGGCGGCGTCGACGAGGATCCGGGCCAGCGCCGGCACGAGGGCGGTCACCGTCACCCGTTCCCGGGCGAGGAGCTCGAAGACGATCTCGGGACTGGGGGACGGCGCCAGGACCACCGTCGCGCCGACCCCGAGCGCTCCCAGGATGCCCGGGCACGCCAGCGGGAAGTTGTGCGCGGCGGGCAGCGCGGCCAGACAGACGTCCTCGGCGGTCAGCCCGCACAGCCCGGCACTGGCCGCCGCGTTGTACGCGTAGTCCCAGTGGGTGCGCGGTATGAGCTTGGGCTTGCCGGTCGTGCCGCCCGAGATGAGCAGCACCGCGACGCCGGCCGGATCAGGGGCCGGCAGGACGGGCGTCGACGGGACGGAGGTCGAGGGGACGGAGGTCGATGGGACGGAGGTCGGCGCCGCCGCGGCCCGGGCGTCCGCGCCGGCCGCCGCGACCGCGTCGATGCCGGTGAACCGACCGGCCTCGCCGGCCACCAGCACGTGGCGCACCGACGGGACCGCGGCGACGATCTCCTGGGCCAGCGTCCGGTGGTCGAAGCCCTCGTGCGTGTCCGGGATGGCGTAGGCGACGGCGCCGGCCAGCCGGGCCAGGTGCTCGATCTCGACCCGGCGGTGCGCGGGCAGCGCGAGCACCGGAATCGCGCCCAGCCGGAGGAGCGCGAACAGCAGCGTGACGAACTCGACGCGGTTGGGCAGCTGGACCAGGACGCGTTCGCCCGGGGCGAGACCGAGCCGGTCGAGGCCGACGGCCAGGTCGTCGACGGCCCGGTCGAGATCGGCGTAGGAGAGCCGGACCGGCCGGGACGGCGGACCTGCCACGACGGCGGTGGCGGAGCCGGACCGCTCGGCCCAGGCCCGCAGCCGGTCGCCGAGCGGCCCGCCCTCCCAGTAGCCCTCGGCCACGTAGCGACGGGCGACATCGTCCGGCCAACGGACCCAGCCGTCCACCGTGCCCGCCTCGGCGGGCGCGGCCGGCGCGGCCGTGACCAGCGGGGCGCCGCTCACCGTTCGCTCCCGGCCGTGCGGGCAGCGTCGGGCAGTCCAGCGTCGTCGGACAGGCCGGCCCTGTCGAGGATGGCGACGGGGTCGAGGATGGCGACGGGGTCGAGGATCGCGGCGGGGTCGGGCGTGTCGGCGGGGCCGGGCGGCCCGACCGGGTCGAGCAGCCGCGCCTCGATCTCGTCGTCGGAAAGGCAGGCGATCTCCCAGATGATCGCCGCGACACGATCGAGCCGGCCGGGGGTGGACTCGGCCGCGCGCATGGCCTGCGCAAGCGCGGCGACCGTCGGCGCGCCGAAGAGCATGCGGACCGTCACTTCTCCGGTGTCGAGCTCGTCGCGCAGCCGGGCCACCATCGCGGTGGCGAGCACGGAGTCGCCGCCGAGGGCGAAGAACTCGTCGGTGACTCCGAACGCTCCGGAGACCCCGAACTCCCCGGCGGCACCGACCGTGTCGGCGGCTCGGACTGTGTCGGCGGCTCGGACTGTGTCGGCGGCTCGGACTGTGTCGGCGGCTCGGACTGTGTCGGCGGCTCGGACTGTGTCCGTCACCCCGACCGTGTCGCGAGGCAGGATCTCCCGCCAGACTGAGAGGATCACCCGTTCCAGGTCGGAGGTCGGCGCGGTGGCGGCCGGCCGGGTCCCGTCCAGATCGCGCTCGAGCAGGGCGCCGACCGCCTTGCGGTCGATCTTCCCATTGGCGCTCAGCGGGAGTTCGGCCACCGCGACGACCCGGTCGGGCACCATGTGCGGGGGCAGGACGGCCCGCAGGCCGGCGCGGACCGTCGCCAGGTCCGTCTGGTCGGCCAGGTCCGTCTGGTCGGCCGGATCCGTCTGGTCGGCCGGATCCGTCTGGTCGGCCGGGCGCGTCTGGTCGGCCGGGCGCGGTGGCCCCTCCGCCGCGGTCAGGACGACGACGGCCCCGAGCGCGCTCGGATGTCCGTCCGCGCCACCGGTCAGCGCGGCCACCCCGGCGCGGACGCCGGGCACCGACGCGAGCGCCGCCTCGATCTCGCCCAGCTCCACCCGGAAGCCTCTGATCTTGACCTGATGGTCGCGGCGCCCCAGGAACTCGACGGTGCCGTCCAGAAGGTAGCGGGCGAGGTCGCCGGTGCGGTACCACCGCTCGCCCGCGTGGCGGACGAACCGGTCGGCCGTGCGCTCCGGGTCGCCCCGGTAGCCGCGGGCGACGCCGGCCCCGCCGATCCACAACTCGCCGACGACGTGGTCGGGGCAGTCGCGGCCCAGACCATCGACCACGCGCAGCCGCACGCCCCGCAGTGGGGTGCCGTAGGGCACCGAGCGCCACGCGGGCGGCACCGGCCCGCCCCCGACGACCTCGCAGACGGTGGAGTGGATGGCCGTCTCGGTCGTGCCGCCGAGCCCGAGGAACCGGCAGCCGGCGACGGCGGCCTCAAGCCGGCCGGGCAGGTCGACCCCGACCCGGTCCCCGCCGAGGAGCACCGCGCGCAGGCTGGCCCCCAGCGGCACCCCGGTGGCCAGGACCAGGTCCAGCACCGCCGGCACGCAGTTGAGGATCGTGACCCGGTGGGCCGCGATGAGCTCGGCCCAGCGGGTGGCCTCGCGCCGGGACTCCTCGTCCACGACGACCACCGCGCCGCCGGACGACAGCGGGGCGAAGACGTCGAAGACCGACAGGTCGAAGTCGAGAGCCGACACGCCCAGCGTGCGGTCGCCCGGGCCGAGGCCGAGCCGGTCGGCCAGGTCGTCAATGGTGTTCATCGCGGCCCGGTGGCTGACCTCGACGCCCTTGGGCTGCCCGGTCGAGCCCGAGGTGAACAGCACGTAGGCCGGTTCGTCCAGGCGGGCGGGATCGTCGGCCGCGCTCAGCGTGAGCGCCCCGGACGCAGTGGCCGCGCCGGCGGCGAGCGCGTCGTCGAGGCTGAGCGGCCGGACGCCGACCGGCCAGTCCGGCCCGGACGGTGCCGCCGACCCATCGGCGGACGAGGCGCGATCGGCAGACGAGGCCCGATCGGCAGACGAGGCGGTGGACGGCACGGTGATGACCGTGCGCAGGCCGGCGGTGTCGACGATCCGCGCGACCCGGGCCGCCGGCTGCTCCACCCCGATCGGCACGTAGGTCGCCCCGGCCGCCAGCACGCCGAGGATGGCGACGACCTGCTCCGGCCCCTTCGGCAGGCTGACGCCGACCAGGTCGCCCGGCCGCACGCTCCGGGCGACGAGCGCGCCGGCCACCGCCGTCGCCTGCCCGGCGAGCTCGCCGTAGGACAGCGACCGGCGCACCGGCGACTGTGCGCCGCCGGCCGGTGCGTCCCACACCAGGGCGGGTGCGTTCGGGTCGTCGCGGGCCGCCGCGAAGAACCCCTCGTGGAGCAGGCGGGTGGACAGCGGCCCGGCGATCGTGTTGACCCGGGCGCGCACCGCCCTCGTCGAGGCGTCGAGCAGGCCGTCGACGGGCTGGTCCCAGGCGACGGCGGCCGCGCCGGTCACCGCGCTCCCGTCGGTCGGGCCGAGGTCGGCCAGGCCGCGCACGAGCCGTTCGAACACGCTGAACATCGCGTCGACGACGCCGGGCGCGAAGGTGTCCTCGCGGACGTCCCAGTTGACCAGCATGCCCCCGTCGAGCTCGGTGACCTGGGCGTCGAGCAGGACCTGCGGGCCCTGCGAGATGATCCACTCCGGCTCGCCGAACTCCCGGCGCACCGAGGCGTCGAACAGCTCGCCGAGGCCGAGCGCGCTGGTGAACACGACCGGCGCGAGCACCGGTTCGCCGCGCAGGCGGCCCAGGTCACGCAGCACCTCGACGCCGGAGTAGTCGGCGTGGGCGGCGTCGGCGTGCAGCCGCGCCTGGAGGCGGCGGGCCCGCTCGACGAACGGGATGCTGTCGGTCAGGTCGACCTCCAGCAGCACCGAGCTGGTGAAGTCGCCGACGATCCGGTTGACGTCGGGGTGGATCGGCTCGCGGTCGAACAGGGGGACGTTGAGGAGGAATCGCGGCTGCGCGCTCCAGCCGCCGAGCACCTCGGCGAACGCGGTCGCGACGGCCATGGCCGGGGTGAGTCCGTGGCGGTGGGCCGCCCGGCCGAGGGCCGCACGGGCCGACGGCGGCAGCCGGAAGTGCCGCCGGGACACCCGGGGCGCTCCGCTCGGCGCGCCGGCGGCGCCCGGCTGCGGTGCCAGCGGGAGCTGCGGTGCCAGCGGGAGATGCGGTGCCAGCGGGAGCTGCGGTGCCCCCGGCAGGCCGGGCAGGCGGTCGAGCCAGGCCCGCCGGGCCTGCTCGGCCGCCGCGCGTGCGTCGACGTCGCGCTCCGCCCGGTAACGGCGGTAGGTGAAGGCCGGTGCCGGAGCCGGAGCGACCTCGTCCGGGCGCCCGTACTCCTCGGCCAGGTCGGCCAGCAGGACGCGGTAGCTGACCGCGTCGGCGGCGACCATGTCGACGTCGAGGTGGAACCGGGTGGTGCCGTCGGGCCGCAGGCTCAGCGCGGTCGAGAAGACCTCGCCCCGTTCGATGTCGAGCATCTGGTGGGACAGCCGGTCGCGCACCGCGGCCAGGCGCGCGGTGACCTCGTCGGCGTCCAGCTCGCGCAGGTCGTGCACGGTCAGGCCGCGCCAGCCCGAGCGCGCCTCGACGATCTGAGCGCCGTTGTCGGTGATCCGGGTCCGCAGCGCCTCGTGCCGCTCGACGAGACGCTCGATCGCGGCGGTCAGCCGGGCCGGCTCAAGACCGCTGCCGTCGAACTCCGTGTAAAGGTGGGCGGCGACGCCGCCGTAGGTCTGCCCGTCGCCGCGCCCGATCCAGTAGGCGTGCTGCATGTGCGCCAGCGGGAACTCGGCGCCGTCCATCTCGCCCTCGCCGGCCTCGACCCCGGCCACCTCGACCCCGTTCGCCTCCGCTCCGGCGTGGGGCGTCGCGACGGTCGTCGGGCCGGCCGGGGCCGGCTCGCCGGCAGGTCCTTCGGCCCCTGGCTGGCGCGCGGCTGCGGGCTGCCGGCTGGCCAGCAGCGTGAACCAGCCGTCCACAGTCGGGTTCTCGGCCAGCTCCGCGAAGTTGACCTCGATGCCGGCCCGCCGCCACTGCCCGACCGCGCGGATGAGCGCGATCGACTCCAGGCCGCGCTCGAAGAGGTTGTCGTCGTCGGCGAGATCGGCCGGGTCCTCCTCGACGAGCTCGGCGGCGATGCACCGGAGCCTCTCGAGATCGTCGACCGCGGTCGCCGACGCCGACGCCGGGACCGGGACCGGGTCCGCCTGGACGGGTTGGGCTGACGGGACCGGCTGGGCCGGCACGAGGAAGCGGCTGACGCTGCGCAGCTTCTCCTTCGTCTCCGTCAGCTCCCGCTCCGGGCGCGACGCCCCGACGACCCCGGCCCCGGCGCGCAGCCAGGTCCGGCCGCCGCGCTGGAACACCGTCCGCAGGACGAGGGCGGCGTCGAGGGCGCCGTCCGAGGTCGCGCTGATCACGGCACCGCTGTAGAGGCCGCGCGGCGACGGCTCGTAGCGCCGGATCGCCGCGCAGGCGGCGTCCTTGGGCACCCCGCTGGCGGTGACGGACGGGAAGACGGCCCCCAGGGCGTCCCACCCGTCGAAGCCGGCGGCGAGCCGGCCGCTGACCCGCGAGGCCAGGTGCTGCACGCTGCCCCGCTCGAGGACGGTCAGGAACTCGTCGACGACCAGCGTGCCCGGCGCGCACAGCGGCCGGAGCTCGTCCTGAGCCACCTGCACCGACACCGCGTGCTCGTAGATCTCCTTCGGGTCGCGCAGCAGCGCCTCCCGCCGGGCCCGGTCGCCGCCCGGGCCGTCCGGCCCGACACCGCCGTCGAACGCCGTCGTGCCGGCCAGCGGCTGGGTGGAAACCCGGCCGTCGGCGCCGACCTCGACCACGGTCTCCGGGCTGAACCCGATCGCGCGCACGCCGTCCAGATCGAGCAGGAAGGACCGGGCCGGGGTGTTGCCGCGCCGCCCCCGCTCGTAGGTCGCGACCAAGTCGATCTCGCCCTCGACGGGGACGACCCGGGAGAGGATCACCTTGCGGAACCGGCCGGCCTGGATGTCCTCGACGGCACCCGCCACGATCCGCCGGTAGTCCTCGGCGCCGTGGTCGAGATCGGCCAGCGGCTGCGCCGGCCCCGGCTGCGCGTCGGCCGGACCGCCGATGGTCTCGGCCAGCGTGTCGAGGTCGGCCGCCTCGGCCGCGCGCAGCAGCGCGCCGTCCGCCGCCAGCCGCGCCTCGCGGGCCGGGATGACCAGGTGGACGAGCGGGTCGGGGCCGACCGGCCCGGGCAGCCCGAGCGCCCGGGGTCCGAGTTCGAAGCCGGCCCAGCCGGCCGCCCGCCAGTCGGCGACCGGCAGGTTCGCCAGGACGCGGGCCAGGACGCGCAGCGGCGCGCCGTCGACCGCCTCGACTCGCCAGTCCTCCCCGCCCGCGCGGTACCGGATCTCGTCCCAGGACAGGACGATCTCGGCCAGGACGCCCGAACCGCACAGCCAGGCGCCGTCGTGCTCGTAGACGCTCACCGGTGCCGCGGCGTGGCGGGCGAACCGCGCCGCCGCCGCCAGCGGATCGCCGGCGAGCGGCACCGTCCGTTCGTGGTAGACCACCGACGCCGTCATCGCGCAGCGCCGGAGTCGACATCGCCGCGATTACCCTGCGCG from Frankia alni ACN14a harbors:
- a CDS encoding YqcI/YcgG family protein, coding for MRDTPKASGRSTAGATGQTGQTGATDALREEILDLAIGPMPGWGTGCARDIMATLKSDSEPFPCVFAVAAAHRGGLRFGFVEDLRDERTWSVLPDILATYLSVYQSISRDTSLVVFFGSGEGAAGQDNDDVLSYEQRFWSILSYLHDRDGEPWPSDIPTDTDDPGWEFSFRGTPIFVVCNTPAHRRLRSRSGPVFTITFQPRWVFTGLEPTSPRGAAARKVIRERLARTDEVDSTPLLGSYGDPANREWKQYYLRDDASVADSCPFHAGAGRRSADTAAGKATVETPRAMAGASVAGASVAGESVAGESVAESARPAPTEPGATGPFKVVVNQEQQYSVWPHGRPNALGWFDTSVTGSRQHCLDNIELTWADMRPRSLRRRMSGHAGAGSSGGAGSSGGAPRVRFGRYGVVGGPDPAAGRGPVATSSV
- a CDS encoding (2,3-dihydroxybenzoyl)adenylate synthase, which codes for MSGAPLVTAAPAAPAEAGTVDGWVRWPDDVARRYVAEGYWEGGPLGDRLRAWAERSGSATAVVAGPPSRPVRLSYADLDRAVDDLAVGLDRLGLAPGERVLVQLPNRVEFVTLLFALLRLGAIPVLALPAHRRVEIEHLARLAGAVAYAIPDTHEGFDHRTLAQEIVAAVPSVRHVLVAGEAGRFTGIDAVAAAGADARAAAAPTSVPSTSVPSTSVPSTPVLPAPDPAGVAVLLISGGTTGKPKLIPRTHWDYAYNAAASAGLCGLTAEDVCLAALPAAHNFPLACPGILGALGVGATVVLAPSPSPEIVFELLARERVTVTALVPALARILVDAAEWEKPDTSSLRLLQVGGARLDAELARRIPAVLGPRVQQVFGMAEGLLNYTRQDEDAELSFTTQGRPLAPADEIRIVDRDGADVAPGEIGELWTRGPYTVRGYYRAAEHNATAFSPDGFYRTGDLVRLTASGNLVVEGRIKDVINRGGENVSATELEEHLLAHPAIAQAAVVAAADEQVGESVRAVVVLTPGAGLTLKVIKAYLRGRGLARFMLPDLLTVVDTLPLTPVGKIDKRELRRRLG
- a CDS encoding salicylate synthase — translated: MTASVVYHERTVPLAGDPLAAAARFARHAAAPVSVYEHDGAWLCGSGVLAEIVLSWDEIRYRAGGEDWRVEAVDGAPLRVLARVLANLPVADWRAAGWAGFELGPRALGLPGPVGPDPLVHLVIPAREARLAADGALLRAAEAADLDTLAETIGGPADAQPGPAQPLADLDHGAEDYRRIVAGAVEDIQAGRFRKVILSRVVPVEGEIDLVATYERGRRGNTPARSFLLDLDGVRAIGFSPETVVEVGADGRVSTQPLAGTTAFDGGVGPDGPGGDRARREALLRDPKEIYEHAVSVQVAQDELRPLCAPGTLVVDEFLTVLERGSVQHLASRVSGRLAAGFDGWDALGAVFPSVTASGVPKDAACAAIRRYEPSPRGLYSGAVISATSDGALDAALVLRTVFQRGGRTWLRAGAGVVGASRPERELTETKEKLRSVSRFLVPAQPVPSAQPVQADPVPVPASASATAVDDLERLRCIAAELVEEDPADLADDDNLFERGLESIALIRAVGQWRRAGIEVNFAELAENPTVDGWFTLLASRQPAAARQPGAEGPAGEPAPAGPTTVATPHAGAEANGVEVAGVEAGEGEMDGAEFPLAHMQHAYWIGRGDGQTYGGVAAHLYTEFDGSGLEPARLTAAIERLVERHEALRTRITDNGAQIVEARSGWRGLTVHDLRELDADEVTARLAAVRDRLSHQMLDIERGEVFSTALSLRPDGTTRFHLDVDMVAADAVSYRVLLADLAEEYGRPDEVAPAPAPAFTYRRYRAERDVDARAAAEQARRAWLDRLPGLPGAPQLPLAPHLPLAPQLPLAPQPGAAGAPSGAPRVSRRHFRLPPSARAALGRAAHRHGLTPAMAVATAFAEVLGGWSAQPRFLLNVPLFDREPIHPDVNRIVGDFTSSVLLEVDLTDSIPFVERARRLQARLHADAAHADYSGVEVLRDLGRLRGEPVLAPVVFTSALGLGELFDASVRREFGEPEWIISQGPQVLLDAQVTELDGGMLVNWDVREDTFAPGVVDAMFSVFERLVRGLADLGPTDGSAVTGAAAVAWDQPVDGLLDASTRAVRARVNTIAGPLSTRLLHEGFFAAARDDPNAPALVWDAPAGGAQSPVRRSLSYGELAGQATAVAGALVARSVRPGDLVGVSLPKGPEQVVAILGVLAAGATYVPIGVEQPAARVARIVDTAGLRTVITVPSTASSADRASSADRASSADGSAAPSGPDWPVGVRPLSLDDALAAGAATASGALTLSAADDPARLDEPAYVLFTSGSTGQPKGVEVSHRAAMNTIDDLADRLGLGPGDRTLGVSALDFDLSVFDVFAPLSSGGAVVVVDEESRREATRWAELIAAHRVTILNCVPAVLDLVLATGVPLGASLRAVLLGGDRVGVDLPGRLEAAVAGCRFLGLGGTTETAIHSTVCEVVGGGPVPPAWRSVPYGTPLRGVRLRVVDGLGRDCPDHVVGELWIGGAGVARGYRGDPERTADRFVRHAGERWYRTGDLARYLLDGTVEFLGRRDHQVKIRGFRVELGEIEAALASVPGVRAGVAALTGGADGHPSALGAVVVLTAAEGPPRPADQTRPADQTDPADQTDPADQTDLADQTDLATVRAGLRAVLPPHMVPDRVVAVAELPLSANGKIDRKAVGALLERDLDGTRPAATAPTSDLERVILSVWREILPRDTVGVTDTVRAADTVRAADTVRAADTVRAADTVRAADTVGAAGEFGVSGAFGVTDEFFALGGDSVLATAMVARLRDELDTGEVTVRMLFGAPTVAALAQAMRAAESTPGRLDRVAAIIWEIACLSDDEIEARLLDPVGPPGPADTPDPAAILDPVAILDPVAILDRAGLSDDAGLPDAARTAGSER